A portion of the Ferrimonas lipolytica genome contains these proteins:
- a CDS encoding arylamine N-acetyltransferase family protein, whose protein sequence is MNSEPEQHIDSIMLAEYFSRIGLDNKVDLTLAGLTRLHRYQHRSIPFENLDVIAGLPIKIEAGAIHKKLVQDKRGGYCQELNGLLYNVASALGFEARVLLGRVHLGKEPSGRGHRVTMVTIDKQQWLVDCGNGAFTPRAPLPIVMGQELKTDIQTFRFVADEHFGYLLQLKSSGNWSSIYSLDMSHVCQSDLEYGNHYTSTSPYSLFTRNSMAVLPIENGTVTLFNRTLRVTEKGHTTVIILADEDAYLQALADYFGLSTNVSYSSIEPYLNR, encoded by the coding sequence ATGAATAGCGAACCAGAGCAGCATATCGACTCAATTATGTTGGCTGAGTACTTCAGTCGCATCGGTTTAGATAACAAAGTGGATCTAACACTTGCAGGCTTAACCCGTTTGCACCGCTATCAACATAGGTCGATTCCATTTGAAAATTTGGATGTGATTGCTGGGTTGCCCATTAAGATAGAAGCAGGCGCAATACATAAAAAGTTGGTTCAGGATAAGCGTGGTGGTTATTGCCAAGAGTTGAACGGGTTGCTGTATAACGTCGCCAGTGCACTCGGGTTTGAGGCACGGGTGTTGTTGGGACGGGTGCATTTAGGCAAGGAGCCTTCCGGCCGAGGTCATCGCGTTACAATGGTGACCATCGATAAGCAGCAGTGGTTGGTTGATTGTGGCAATGGTGCGTTTACCCCCCGCGCACCATTACCGATTGTGATGGGGCAAGAGCTAAAAACAGACATACAAACCTTTCGCTTTGTTGCAGATGAGCACTTTGGCTATCTACTACAGCTTAAAAGCTCGGGCAACTGGAGCAGCATCTACAGCCTTGATATGAGCCACGTATGCCAAAGCGATCTTGAGTACGGCAATCATTACACCTCGACCTCGCCATACTCACTGTTCACCCGCAATAGCATGGCGGTACTGCCCATTGAGAATGGTACCGTTACGCTATTTAATCGAACCTTAAGGGTTACTGAAAAGGGCCACACTACGGTAATAATTCTGGCGGATGAAGACGCCTATCTGCAGGCATTAGCCGACTACTTCGGGTTGTCTACCAACGTAAGCTACAGCAGCATTGAGCCATACTTGAATCGATAA
- a CDS encoding VOC family protein, protein MKMSHVGIMVGDMDQAVEFYTNALGLKVVMGKSRVQEEQETAIGRMCVAVFGEGFEGFNIAHLLTTDGIGVELFEMKNREQRHIVDFNKIGIFHFSLETDDFEGVIERTTKFGGKVRMDIMRYHPEDDSKQAKMVYLEDPFGNLFELYSHSYAETYSSEYE, encoded by the coding sequence ATGAAAATGAGTCACGTAGGCATTATGGTTGGCGACATGGACCAAGCCGTTGAATTTTACACTAACGCACTAGGCTTAAAGGTGGTAATGGGTAAAAGCCGCGTACAAGAGGAGCAGGAAACCGCCATCGGTAGAATGTGTGTAGCGGTTTTTGGTGAAGGTTTTGAAGGCTTTAATATTGCCCATCTACTGACCACTGATGGTATTGGGGTTGAACTGTTTGAGATGAAGAATCGCGAACAGCGCCACATCGTCGATTTCAACAAGATTGGTATTTTCCACTTCTCTCTTGAAACCGATGACTTCGAAGGTGTGATTGAACGCACCACCAAGTTTGGCGGCAAGGTACGGATGGATATCATGCGCTACCACCCGGAAGATGACAGCAAACAAGCTAAGATGGTTTATCTAGAAGACCCGTTTGGTAACCTGTTTGAGCTGTACTCTCACTCTTACGCAGAAACCTACTCTTCTGAGTATGAGTAA
- a CDS encoding CoA transferase subunit B, which translates to MALTREQLAKRVAQELQDGYYVNLGIGIPTLVANYVPAGMEVMLQSENGLLGMGPFPTDAEVDADMINAGKQTVTAITGASIFDSAESFAMIRGGHVDLTVLGAFEVDVHGNIASWMIPGKLIKGMGGAMDLVAGADNIIVTMTHADKHGNSKLLSDCTLPLTGAACINKVVTDLAYIEIRDGKFHLIERAPGVSVDEIVSKTGGPLVVPELVPEMDV; encoded by the coding sequence ATGGCATTAACTCGTGAACAACTGGCTAAACGCGTGGCACAAGAGTTACAAGACGGCTATTACGTTAACCTTGGCATTGGCATTCCCACCTTGGTAGCTAACTATGTTCCAGCCGGCATGGAAGTGATGCTGCAATCGGAAAATGGCTTGTTGGGGATGGGGCCATTCCCAACCGATGCTGAAGTGGATGCGGATATGATCAACGCAGGTAAACAAACGGTTACTGCGATTACCGGCGCATCAATCTTCGACTCAGCTGAGTCTTTTGCGATGATCCGTGGTGGCCATGTTGATCTTACCGTGCTGGGGGCCTTTGAGGTTGATGTGCATGGCAATATCGCCTCGTGGATGATCCCCGGCAAGCTGATCAAAGGCATGGGTGGTGCCATGGATTTGGTTGCCGGTGCCGACAACATCATCGTTACCATGACTCACGCCGACAAACACGGTAACTCCAAATTATTGTCTGATTGTACTCTGCCCCTCACTGGCGCAGCTTGCATCAATAAGGTTGTCACCGACTTGGCTTATATCGAGATCAGAGATGGTAAATTCCACCTTATCGAGCGCGCTCCTGGGGTGTCAGTGGATGAGATCGTGAGCAAAACTGGTGGTCCATTAGTGGTGCCAGAATTGGTACCGGAGATGGACGTCTAA
- a CDS encoding CoA transferase subunit A, translating to MAGFDKVVTSYAEALAGLQNNMTVIAGGFGLCGIPEGLIGHIKQLGTTGLTVVSNNAGVDGFGLGLLLEDRQIRKMIASYVGENALFEQQLLSGELEVELTPQGTLAEKMRAGGAGIPAFFTATGYGTPVGEGKEVRQFHGRNYILEESITGDFAIVKGWKADRFGNVVYRHTAQNFNPLAATAGKITVVEVEQIVEPGELNPTEIHTPGIYVDRLIQGSFEKRIEQRTVRAQ from the coding sequence ATGGCAGGATTCGACAAGGTAGTAACCAGCTACGCCGAGGCGTTAGCAGGGTTGCAAAATAACATGACGGTTATCGCCGGAGGCTTTGGCCTGTGCGGCATCCCTGAAGGGTTGATCGGGCATATTAAACAGCTGGGCACCACTGGCCTAACGGTAGTATCCAACAACGCTGGGGTTGATGGCTTTGGCCTTGGGCTACTGCTGGAAGACCGTCAGATCAGAAAGATGATCGCCTCTTACGTGGGTGAAAACGCCCTATTTGAACAGCAGTTGTTATCCGGTGAGCTTGAAGTTGAGCTAACCCCGCAGGGAACACTAGCAGAGAAGATGCGCGCCGGCGGAGCTGGTATTCCCGCCTTCTTCACCGCTACCGGCTATGGTACGCCAGTAGGTGAAGGCAAGGAGGTACGTCAGTTCCATGGCCGTAACTACATTTTGGAAGAATCGATTACCGGTGACTTTGCCATAGTGAAGGGCTGGAAAGCGGATCGTTTTGGCAATGTGGTTTACCGCCACACCGCCCAAAACTTCAATCCACTGGCCGCAACCGCAGGCAAAATCACCGTGGTTGAGGTGGAACAGATCGTCGAACCGGGCGAACTCAACCCAACTGAGATCCACACTCCGGGAATTTACGTCGACCGTCTGATTCAAGGTAGTTTCGAAAAACGGATCGAACAACGTACCGTTCGCGCCCAATAA
- a CDS encoding hydroxymethylglutaryl-CoA lyase, translated as MRPQRIQIVEVGPRDGLQNEPLSTLSDRITLVNALAGTGLSHIEAASFVSPKWVPKMADADKLFASIDRQAGVIYSALTPNIKGFEAALAAGVDQVAVFASASESFSQKNINCSIIESIERFEPVLAAARQHNIRVRGYVSCTLGCPYEGAIAPARVAEVAQVLFEAGCYEVSLGDTIGTGTPDQAAAMVEAVAAQVPISALALHFHDTYGQALANVAACLELGVSTIDSSVAGLGGCPYATGASGNLATEDLVYMLNGLGLSHGVDLTKLVAVGNDISQRLGRKNGSKVGQALRKKTS; from the coding sequence ATGAGACCACAACGAATCCAAATTGTGGAGGTGGGGCCGCGCGACGGCTTGCAGAATGAACCCCTATCGACCCTAAGCGATCGCATTACCTTGGTGAACGCGCTCGCTGGCACTGGTTTGTCTCATATCGAAGCGGCTAGCTTTGTTTCACCCAAATGGGTACCGAAGATGGCCGATGCCGATAAACTTTTTGCCAGCATCGATCGCCAGGCTGGGGTTATCTATTCGGCGCTGACGCCGAACATCAAAGGGTTTGAAGCAGCGCTGGCTGCTGGGGTTGACCAAGTAGCGGTGTTTGCGTCCGCCTCAGAAAGCTTCAGCCAGAAGAACATCAACTGCTCCATCATTGAATCAATTGAACGTTTCGAACCAGTACTCGCTGCCGCACGGCAACATAACATCAGGGTACGCGGCTATGTCTCCTGCACTTTAGGTTGCCCATATGAAGGTGCCATCGCCCCTGCCCGTGTTGCAGAAGTGGCACAGGTGCTGTTTGAAGCTGGCTGCTATGAAGTATCTCTTGGCGACACTATTGGCACTGGCACGCCAGACCAAGCTGCCGCGATGGTGGAAGCAGTAGCAGCACAGGTGCCAATCAGCGCCTTGGCGCTGCATTTTCACGACACCTACGGCCAAGCATTAGCCAATGTAGCCGCTTGCTTAGAACTTGGAGTAAGCACCATCGACAGTTCTGTCGCTGGCCTTGGTGGCTGCCCTTACGCCACCGGTGCCAGCGGTAATCTCGCCACTGAAGATCTGGTTTATATGCTCAATGGACTCGGCTTAAGCCACGGTGTTGACCTCACCAAATTGGTCGCCGTCGGCAATGACATCAGCCAACGATTAGGTCGAAAGAATGGCTCCAAGGTTGGTCAAGCGTTGCGCAAAAAAACATCGTAG
- a CDS encoding acetyl/propionyl/methylcrotonyl-CoA carboxylase subunit alpha, which yields MSHSLTKVLIANRGEIACRVMTTCRQLGIATVAVYSDVDRHAQHVLQADQAFHIGAAEAKHSYLDYHKILAVAKQAGCDGIHPGYGFLSENPDFARACAASGIAFIGPSATAIEQMGSKSAAKIIMAEAAVPMLPGYHGDDQSDACLISEARLIGYPLLVKAAFGGGGKGMRIVEQDEELQGALDSARREAQSAFGNPQLLLERYLTSARHVEVQVFADNHGNAVYLSDRDCSLQRRHQKVVEEAPAPGLSDELRQQMGEASVRAAQAINYSGAGTVEYLLDEQGRFYFMEMNTRLQVEHPVTELVTNQDLVQWQLMVAANNPLPLQQAEITVQGHAFEVRLYAEDPQRDFMPATGTIKKLSWPVGDGMRIDSGIAAGDHITAYYDPMLAKLISCGDNRNQALARMGQMLDNCQLLGLSHNLPYLAKVIRHPQFAAADLDTAFLARHQQQLLSRSDHSLAASIAALIQLQQQGGNSSINAGWRLNAAATVRLQFSDNHDVHHLVELTHLSGQYWRDSHDRKLQLMVDVDQVELEHNGEISRFGYHQDNDGISLQLSDGAIVFRPYQHQAEAAGNGGEKSLQAPMNGTFIANLVALGQQVHAGQALVVMEAMKMEYTIKAPSDSVVSKLPFDSGDLVNDGVALIELTATEQEASA from the coding sequence ATGAGCCATAGCCTCACCAAAGTATTGATTGCCAATCGCGGCGAGATCGCCTGTCGCGTAATGACAACCTGTCGCCAACTTGGGATCGCCACCGTGGCAGTCTATTCCGATGTCGACCGCCACGCTCAGCACGTACTGCAAGCGGATCAAGCGTTTCATATTGGCGCCGCTGAAGCTAAGCACTCCTATCTCGATTACCACAAAATCTTAGCAGTGGCTAAACAAGCTGGCTGCGATGGCATTCATCCTGGTTATGGCTTCTTATCGGAGAACCCCGACTTTGCCCGCGCCTGTGCCGCCAGCGGGATCGCCTTTATCGGCCCCAGCGCCACTGCGATTGAGCAGATGGGCAGCAAGAGTGCCGCCAAGATTATTATGGCCGAAGCCGCGGTGCCGATGCTGCCTGGTTATCACGGTGACGACCAATCCGATGCCTGTCTTATTAGTGAGGCGCGGCTGATTGGCTACCCGCTGCTGGTCAAAGCCGCTTTTGGTGGCGGTGGCAAAGGCATGCGCATTGTTGAGCAGGACGAGGAGCTGCAAGGAGCGCTCGATAGCGCCCGGCGCGAAGCCCAATCTGCCTTTGGTAATCCGCAACTGCTGCTCGAACGCTATCTGACCAGTGCTCGCCACGTCGAGGTGCAGGTGTTCGCCGACAACCACGGCAATGCCGTCTACCTATCTGATCGCGACTGTTCGCTGCAGCGCCGTCACCAAAAAGTCGTGGAGGAAGCACCGGCGCCAGGGCTATCCGATGAACTGCGGCAACAGATGGGCGAAGCCTCAGTACGGGCCGCTCAAGCGATTAATTACAGTGGTGCGGGTACGGTTGAATATCTGCTGGATGAACAAGGTCGTTTCTACTTTATGGAGATGAATACCCGGCTGCAGGTAGAGCACCCAGTAACAGAGCTAGTGACTAATCAAGATCTCGTGCAGTGGCAACTGATGGTGGCGGCCAACAACCCGCTGCCTCTGCAACAAGCAGAGATAACAGTGCAAGGCCATGCCTTTGAGGTGCGCCTCTACGCCGAAGATCCTCAGCGTGACTTTATGCCCGCTACCGGCACCATCAAGAAACTCAGTTGGCCGGTGGGCGATGGCATGCGCATCGACAGCGGCATTGCCGCAGGGGACCACATCACCGCCTACTACGATCCAATGTTGGCTAAATTGATCAGCTGTGGCGATAACCGTAACCAGGCGTTAGCACGAATGGGGCAGATGCTCGACAACTGCCAGCTGCTGGGGTTAAGCCATAACCTACCGTATTTGGCCAAGGTGATTCGTCATCCACAGTTTGCCGCCGCCGACCTAGACACCGCCTTTTTAGCTCGCCATCAGCAGCAGTTGCTAAGCCGCAGCGATCATAGCTTGGCCGCCAGCATCGCCGCCTTAATTCAGCTGCAGCAACAAGGTGGTAATAGCAGCATCAATGCCGGTTGGCGTCTCAATGCCGCTGCAACGGTTCGGCTGCAGTTCAGTGACAATCACGACGTTCATCATCTGGTAGAGCTAACTCATCTTAGCGGCCAGTATTGGCGTGACAGCCACGACCGTAAACTGCAGCTGATGGTCGATGTCGACCAAGTAGAGCTAGAGCACAACGGTGAGATCTCGCGCTTTGGTTATCATCAAGACAACGATGGTATCAGTCTGCAGTTGAGTGATGGCGCCATTGTATTTCGCCCATATCAACATCAAGCTGAGGCCGCAGGCAACGGCGGTGAAAAGTCACTGCAAGCACCGATGAATGGCACCTTTATCGCAAACCTTGTGGCGTTAGGTCAGCAGGTTCACGCCGGTCAAGCCTTGGTAGTAATGGAGGCGATGAAGATGGAGTACACCATCAAAGCCCCAAGCGACTCGGTGGTTAGCAAGCTGCCCTTTGACAGCGGCGACTTGGTTAACGACGGCGTAGCCCTGATTGAATTAACTGCCACCGAGCAGGAGGCCAGCGCATGA
- a CDS encoding enoyl-CoA hydratase-related protein, giving the protein MEFNTIKVANDAGIGRITLARADKHNAFNAEMIAELIDALTTLNQDTALRLLLLDAEGKNFCAGADLNWMKQQAQMDAAANVADANQLALLFHHLDNLPVPVVMLVQGAAFGGALGLVACADIVIANHRAKFCLSEVKLGLIPATISPYVGRAIGQRQLRRYALSAELINAEQALTLGLVHQLEDDLHRAGNSICAQLLDNSPQALRACKSLLSLIEASPIDAQLRADTAERIAAIRVSDEGQHGLNAFFSKQPPRWQGAKR; this is encoded by the coding sequence ATGGAATTCAACACAATCAAGGTAGCGAACGACGCGGGCATTGGCCGTATCACCCTCGCTCGTGCTGACAAACACAACGCCTTTAACGCTGAGATGATAGCTGAACTTATCGATGCGTTAACCACCTTAAATCAAGACACGGCGCTGCGCCTGTTGCTGCTCGATGCCGAAGGAAAAAACTTCTGTGCCGGCGCGGATCTCAACTGGATGAAGCAGCAGGCCCAAATGGATGCCGCCGCCAATGTCGCTGACGCCAACCAGTTAGCGCTGCTGTTCCATCATCTCGATAACCTGCCAGTACCGGTGGTAATGCTGGTGCAAGGAGCAGCTTTCGGTGGTGCCCTAGGTTTGGTGGCCTGTGCCGATATTGTTATTGCCAACCATCGGGCCAAGTTCTGTCTGTCAGAGGTAAAGCTGGGGCTGATCCCAGCCACCATCAGCCCTTATGTTGGTCGTGCTATTGGCCAACGGCAGCTGCGACGATATGCCCTGAGCGCCGAGCTCATCAACGCCGAACAAGCGCTGACTCTCGGCTTGGTACATCAGCTAGAAGACGACCTCCACCGTGCCGGCAACAGCATCTGTGCTCAGCTACTGGATAACAGCCCACAAGCTCTGCGGGCCTGTAAATCGCTGCTTAGCCTGATTGAAGCATCACCAATTGATGCGCAGCTGCGCGCCGATACCGCCGAACGGATCGCCGCCATTCGCGTCAGTGACGAGGGACAGCATGGCCTCAACGCCTTCTTTAGCAAACAACCGCCACGCTGGCAGGGAGCGAAGCGATGA
- a CDS encoding carboxyl transferase domain-containing protein, which produces MTLLHSTINPSDADFNQRQQGMSELVTDLHNKLANILPGGNQQSRERHTGRGKLLPRQRVEQLLDPATPFLEIGQFAAYECYPDAVPAAGVIAGIGKVNGIDCMVIANDATVKGGTYYPLTVKKHLRAQEIAQRCHLPCIYLVDSGGAFLPKQDEVFPDRDHFGRIFFNQAQMSSLGIPQIAVVMGLCTAGGAYVPAMADESIIVKSQATIFLAGPPLVKAATGEEISAEELGGGNVHTEISGVADHLADNDSHALQLARNAVSRLNHHSAAALQRIEVKPPKYSADELYGIVGTNLKQPFEVREVIARLVDNSDFDEFKARFGATLVCGFAHLHGYPVGIIANNGILFSESAQKGAHFIELCCQRGIPLLFLQNITGFMVGQKYEHEGIAKHGAKLVTAVSCAKVPKFTVVIGGSYGAGNYGMCGRAFDPTMMWSWPNARISVMGGEQAAAVLAQVKTDQLAKKGQSWSDDEQAQFKAPIVEQYESQGNPYYASARLWDDGIIDPAQTRDVLGVALAASVNAPIEPTRFGVFRM; this is translated from the coding sequence ATGACCCTATTACACTCCACCATCAACCCCAGCGACGCCGATTTTAATCAGCGCCAGCAGGGTATGTCCGAGCTGGTTACCGATCTCCACAATAAGTTGGCGAACATCCTCCCCGGCGGCAACCAACAATCAAGAGAGCGCCATACGGGCCGCGGTAAACTGCTACCACGGCAGCGAGTTGAACAGCTACTTGATCCCGCTACCCCCTTCTTAGAGATAGGCCAATTCGCGGCTTATGAGTGCTACCCCGATGCCGTGCCAGCCGCCGGTGTTATTGCTGGAATAGGCAAGGTTAACGGCATCGATTGTATGGTGATCGCCAACGACGCCACCGTAAAGGGGGGCACCTACTACCCACTCACCGTTAAGAAGCATTTGCGGGCTCAGGAGATCGCTCAGCGATGCCATCTACCCTGCATCTATTTGGTCGACTCCGGCGGTGCCTTTCTTCCTAAGCAGGATGAGGTGTTCCCCGACCGCGACCATTTTGGCCGCATCTTCTTTAACCAAGCGCAAATGTCATCCCTTGGAATTCCTCAAATAGCGGTGGTGATGGGCTTATGTACCGCTGGTGGTGCCTATGTTCCAGCGATGGCGGATGAATCGATCATCGTCAAAAGCCAAGCCACTATCTTCTTGGCTGGGCCACCGCTAGTGAAGGCCGCAACCGGCGAAGAGATCAGCGCCGAGGAGCTTGGTGGTGGCAACGTTCACACCGAGATCTCTGGGGTAGCCGATCACCTCGCCGACAACGACAGCCATGCGCTGCAACTGGCACGTAATGCCGTCAGTCGCTTGAATCATCACAGCGCAGCGGCGCTGCAGCGTATTGAGGTAAAACCGCCGAAATACAGCGCCGATGAGCTTTACGGCATCGTCGGTACCAATCTCAAACAGCCGTTTGAGGTACGCGAAGTCATAGCCCGTTTGGTCGACAATTCTGATTTTGACGAATTCAAAGCTCGCTTTGGTGCCACCTTGGTATGTGGTTTCGCCCACCTGCACGGCTACCCCGTCGGCATCATTGCCAACAACGGCATCCTCTTTAGCGAGTCAGCCCAAAAAGGAGCTCACTTTATCGAGCTGTGTTGCCAACGAGGCATTCCGCTGCTGTTTCTACAAAACATTACCGGCTTTATGGTTGGTCAGAAATATGAGCACGAAGGCATCGCTAAACACGGTGCCAAGCTGGTTACTGCGGTGTCCTGCGCCAAGGTTCCCAAGTTTACTGTGGTGATTGGCGGCAGCTACGGCGCCGGTAACTACGGCATGTGTGGTCGCGCCTTCGATCCAACCATGATGTGGAGCTGGCCTAATGCTCGAATCTCAGTAATGGGAGGAGAACAAGCGGCAGCGGTGTTGGCGCAAGTCAAAACCGATCAGCTGGCGAAAAAGGGCCAAAGCTGGAGCGACGATGAGCAAGCGCAATTCAAGGCCCCCATCGTCGAACAGTATGAAAGCCAAGGCAACCCCTACTACGCCTCCGCTCGGTTGTGGGACGACGGCATTATCGATCCGGCGCAAACCCGCGATGTACTTGGCGTCGCATTAGCAGCGTCAGTCAATGCCCCTATCGAACCAACCCGCTTCGGCGTTTTTCGCATGTAG